In one Deltaproteobacteria bacterium genomic region, the following are encoded:
- the rplN gene encoding 50S ribosomal protein L14: MIQPRTIFDSADNSGARKLMCIRVLGGSKRKYGTLGDIVVVAVKEALPNSKVKKGDVKKGVVVRTVKEVRRHDGSYIRFDDNSVVLINEQGEPVGTRIFGPVARELRAKKFMKIISLAPEVL, encoded by the coding sequence ATGATCCAGCCCCGGACCATTTTTGATTCGGCCGACAATTCCGGCGCCCGGAAATTGATGTGCATTCGTGTGCTGGGAGGTTCCAAGCGGAAGTACGGCACGCTGGGGGATATCGTTGTTGTCGCGGTCAAGGAGGCGTTGCCAAACTCCAAGGTGAAAAAGGGGGATGTCAAAAAGGGGGTTGTGGTCCGGACGGTCAAGGAAGTCCGCCGCCACGACGGTTCTTACATTCGGTTTGACGATAACTCGGTGGTGTTGATCAATGAACAGGGGGAGCCGGTTGGGACCCGTATCTTCGGACCGGTGGCCCGGGAACTGCGCGCCAAAAAGTTTATGAAGATTATTTCATTAGCCCCGGAGGTATTGTGA
- a CDS encoding 50S ribosomal protein L24, whose product MSPGGIVIRKNDTVMVIAGREKGKTGKVISVLVQEGRALVEKLNIVKKHQKPTPKMKQGGIVEKEASIHLSNLMIYCSKCMKPVRTGLKISKDGKKTRVCKKCRGEIGQ is encoded by the coding sequence ATTAGCCCCGGAGGTATTGTGATTCGTAAGAATGACACAGTCATGGTGATCGCCGGAAGAGAGAAGGGAAAGACCGGAAAGGTTATTTCGGTGCTGGTCCAGGAAGGACGGGCCCTTGTTGAGAAGCTCAATATTGTCAAAAAGCACCAGAAGCCGACACCGAAAATGAAACAGGGGGGGATTGTCGAAAAGGAGGCCTCGATTCATCTCTCCAACCTGATGATTTATTGTTCCAAGTGTATGAAGCCGGTCAGAACGGGGCTTAAAATTTCTAAAGATGGGAAAAAGACAAGGGTTTGCAAGAAATGTAGGGGGGAGATCGGTCAATGA
- the rplE gene encoding 50S ribosomal protein L5, with protein MKFQEQFQKKLIPEVMKELGITNPMRAPRIEKVVVSSSLKEAVQDVKVLDRAADEIAQITGQKPVITRAKKSIAAFKLRKGIPIGCKVTLRRRRMYEFLNRLINIALPRVRDFKGVPDRGFDGRGNYTLGITEQIVFSEIQFDKVDKVRGMNVTIVTTAHDDQEAKVLLKAIGMPFSAKGGSASG; from the coding sequence ATGAAGTTTCAAGAACAGTTTCAAAAAAAGTTGATCCCCGAGGTGATGAAAGAATTGGGGATCACGAACCCGATGCGGGCCCCCCGCATTGAAAAGGTTGTCGTTTCTTCATCGTTGAAAGAGGCGGTTCAGGATGTCAAAGTCCTGGATCGTGCGGCCGACGAAATTGCCCAGATTACCGGTCAGAAGCCGGTGATCACCAGGGCGAAGAAATCGATTGCCGCTTTTAAGCTAAGGAAGGGGATCCCGATCGGTTGCAAGGTGACCCTTCGCCGGAGGAGAATGTACGAGTTTCTAAATCGTCTGATCAATATTGCCCTACCGCGCGTGCGTGATTTCAAAGGAGTCCCCGATAGAGGATTCGATGGGCGAGGAAATTATACGCTGGGGATCACCGAACAGATTGTCTTTTCGGAGATCCAGTTTGATAAAGTGGACAAGGTCCGCGGCATGAATGTCACCATTGTGACAACGGCGCATGATGATCAGGAAGCCAAGGTCTTGCTCAAGGCGATTGGGATGCCTTTTTCCGCCAAAGGCGGATCAGCCTCCGGCTGA
- a CDS encoding type Z 30S ribosomal protein S14, translated as MAKKSLIAKAKRKPKFKVRGYKRCPLCGRPRAFIRRFGLCRLCFRGMALRGELPGVMKSSW; from the coding sequence ATGGCGAAGAAATCATTGATTGCGAAGGCCAAGCGGAAGCCAAAATTCAAGGTGAGGGGGTATAAACGATGTCCTCTTTGCGGCCGGCCGAGGGCCTTTATTCGCCGCTTTGGGCTTTGCCGGCTCTGTTTCCGTGGTATGGCACTCCGGGGAGAGCTCCCGGGAGTCATGAAGTCTAGTTGGTAG
- the rpsH gene encoding 30S ribosomal protein S8, with amino-acid sequence MVTDPIADMLTRLRNGMMARHDNVLVPYSKLKESLLSCLKKSGYIQGYEKTGEKASKMVVHLRYTHDKRPIVTGIARVSTPGRRVYKGYSEIKPVMSGLGVLLLSTPQGILTDREAREKKVGGEVLCKIW; translated from the coding sequence ATGGTGACTGACCCGATAGCCGATATGTTGACCCGTTTGCGGAACGGGATGATGGCACGTCACGATAACGTGTTGGTGCCCTATTCCAAGCTGAAGGAGAGCCTGCTCAGCTGCCTGAAGAAGAGCGGGTATATCCAAGGGTATGAAAAAACCGGTGAAAAGGCGAGCAAAATGGTCGTTCATTTGAGGTACACCCACGACAAGCGGCCGATTGTTACCGGGATTGCTCGCGTGAGCACGCCCGGACGAAGAGTTTATAAGGGGTACAGCGAGATTAAACCGGTGATGAGCGGGCTGGGCGTTCTCCTTCTCTCGACACCCCAGGGGATTTTGACCGATCGCGAGGCCCGGGAGAAAAAGGTGGGGGGCGAGGTCCTCTGCAAGATTTGGTAA
- the rplF gene encoding 50S ribosomal protein L6, which translates to MSRIGKQIIKVPDKVKVNLSGSEMKVQGPLGELKLTVDPLLEVMVTQGQITVKRREETDLARARHGLGRTLIANIVHGVSEGFKKELEITGVGYRAEVKGQTLVLALGHSHPILFPLPQGIKAQVEKQTRITLTGYSKAVVGEAAATLRRKYRPVEPYKGKGVRYVGEVVIRKVGKAAVGSGGGK; encoded by the coding sequence ATGTCACGAATAGGAAAACAAATTATTAAGGTTCCGGATAAGGTGAAGGTCAACCTTTCTGGTTCAGAGATGAAGGTTCAAGGGCCGTTGGGCGAACTCAAGCTCACCGTGGACCCTCTCTTGGAGGTTATGGTGACCCAGGGACAAATCACGGTGAAACGGCGTGAAGAAACGGATCTGGCCCGCGCCCGCCACGGACTGGGACGGACCCTGATCGCGAATATCGTCCATGGTGTTTCCGAGGGGTTCAAGAAGGAGTTGGAAATCACCGGTGTCGGTTATCGGGCGGAAGTTAAAGGGCAAACCCTGGTCTTGGCCCTGGGGCATTCCCACCCGATTCTCTTTCCCCTCCCTCAGGGGATCAAGGCCCAGGTGGAAAAACAGACCCGGATTACGTTGACCGGTTATTCGAAAGCCGTGGTTGGAGAGGCGGCGGCCACATTGAGAAGGAAATACCGTCCTGTCGAGCCGTACAAGGGCAAAGGGGTCCGGTATGTGGGTGAGGTTGTCATCCGCAAGGTCGGCAAGGCGGCGGTCGGTTCAGGAGGAGGAAAGTAA
- a CDS encoding 50S ribosomal protein L18, which produces MDKLEARLRRKERIRKKVSGSAERPRLSVYRSLSNIFAQLIDDQAGRTILAASTLSKDFKGGSPKGASPKNKKDAGNLKGAKLLGTLVAKKAKAQGIERVVFDRGGFLFHGRIKAFADGAREGGLKF; this is translated from the coding sequence ATGGATAAGTTGGAAGCACGACTAAGGAGGAAAGAGAGGATTCGAAAAAAGGTGTCCGGCTCCGCGGAACGTCCGCGGCTTTCGGTCTATCGGAGCCTCTCCAATATCTTTGCCCAGCTGATCGACGATCAGGCCGGACGGACAATTTTAGCCGCCTCGACCCTCTCCAAAGATTTTAAGGGTGGTTCACCCAAGGGTGCTTCACCCAAGAATAAAAAAGATGCCGGAAATCTGAAAGGGGCCAAGCTTTTGGGAACGTTGGTGGCCAAGAAGGCAAAGGCTCAAGGGATTGAAAGGGTGGTTTTTGACCGTGGTGGATTTTTGTTCCACGGGAGAATCAAGGCGTTTGCCGACGGGGCTCGTGAAGGAGGGTTGAAATTCTAA
- the rpsE gene encoding 30S ribosomal protein S5, translating into MATEESGLKERIVSISRVAKVVKGGRRFSFSALAVVGNGAGSVGFGLGKAAEVPDAIRKATDRAKKNLKTVSLRNRTIPHEVVGHFGAGMVFLKPASEGTGVIAGGAVRAVVESAGIHNILTKCLGTHNPHNAVKATMDALEQLRNPEEFTKKRMS; encoded by the coding sequence ATGGCTACAGAAGAATCAGGACTCAAAGAACGAATTGTCAGTATCAGCCGCGTGGCCAAGGTGGTCAAGGGAGGGCGGAGGTTCAGCTTTTCAGCCCTCGCGGTGGTTGGGAACGGGGCCGGTTCGGTCGGTTTTGGGCTCGGCAAGGCGGCCGAGGTGCCGGATGCGATCCGCAAGGCCACCGATCGGGCCAAAAAGAATCTGAAAACAGTTTCCTTAAGAAACCGGACGATCCCGCATGAAGTGGTGGGTCATTTTGGTGCTGGCATGGTCTTTTTGAAGCCGGCCTCTGAAGGGACCGGGGTGATCGCGGGTGGCGCCGTCCGGGCGGTGGTTGAATCGGCGGGGATTCATAATATTTTGACCAAGTGCCTCGGAACCCATAACCCCCACAACGCGGTGAAGGCGACCATGGATGCATTGGAACAATTACGGAACCCGGAAGAATTTACTAAAAAGAGGATGAGTTAA
- the rplO gene encoding 50S ribosomal protein L15, translated as MEIGLGNFPSFPGTRFKRKRLGRGDASGQGSTSGKGHKGQKARAGGYHKVGFEGGQMPLSRRVPKRGFTNIFRKEFAIVNLGDFDKIPANTVVDAQFLKKEGKIRKNSAKLKVLGGGELKKKLTIRADSFSASARKKIATAGGKAETIQGTNG; from the coding sequence ATGGAAATAGGTTTGGGGAATTTTCCCTCATTTCCCGGGACCCGTTTTAAACGGAAACGGCTCGGGCGCGGGGATGCCTCGGGTCAAGGAAGCACCTCTGGAAAAGGGCACAAGGGACAAAAGGCCCGTGCCGGTGGTTACCACAAGGTTGGTTTTGAAGGGGGACAAATGCCTCTTTCCAGAAGGGTGCCCAAGAGGGGCTTTACCAATATTTTCAGGAAGGAATTTGCCATTGTCAATCTTGGGGATTTTGACAAGATTCCGGCCAACACCGTTGTGGATGCCCAGTTTCTTAAAAAAGAGGGGAAGATTCGCAAGAATTCGGCAAAACTGAAGGTGTTGGGGGGAGGGGAGCTCAAGAAAAAGTTGACGATTCGTGCCGATAGTTTCAGTGCGTCGGCAAGGAAAAAGATTGCAACGGCCGGCGGCAAGGCTGAAACGATTCAGGGCACCAATGGCTGA
- the secY gene encoding preprotein translocase subunit SecY, whose product MAEGSVLNIARVPELRKRILFTLALLAIYRIGVFVPTPGINVEALQKFISGGTVFEIFNLFSGGALERFSVFALGIMPYISASIILQLLTVVLPGLERLSKEGAAGRHKITQYTRYGTVILCFVQGFGISFGLESQGILLPGVGGLSFFVVTVLTLTAGTVFVMWLGEQISERGIGNGISLIIFAGIVTRIPSSFRDAWGTKEQFGGFFGFLLLLGFICVVIGVILFCERGQRKIPIQYAKRVIGRKLYGGQSTHLPLKINSAGVIPPIFASSLILFPATIGQFVHGGVVQQLANILTTGWLHTGLYVALIIFFTYFYTAVTFNPVDVSQNIQKYGGFIPGIRPGQSTSDYLDRILSRITLGGAIYIATICILPEILITRFGIPSSLASTFGGTSLLIVIGVAMDTLAQVEAHLLTRNYDGLLGDKAGKFRGR is encoded by the coding sequence ATGGCTGAAGGATCTGTTTTAAATATTGCGAGGGTCCCTGAACTTCGCAAGAGGATTTTGTTTACGTTGGCCCTCTTGGCGATCTACCGGATCGGTGTTTTTGTTCCGACGCCGGGGATCAATGTAGAGGCCCTTCAGAAGTTTATTTCTGGAGGAACGGTCTTTGAAATTTTTAATCTCTTTTCCGGTGGCGCCTTGGAACGGTTTTCCGTGTTTGCCCTGGGGATCATGCCGTATATCTCCGCTTCGATCATTCTCCAGTTATTGACGGTTGTTTTGCCGGGCCTGGAGAGGCTTTCGAAGGAAGGGGCCGCGGGAAGACATAAGATCACCCAGTACACGCGGTATGGGACGGTAATCCTCTGCTTTGTTCAGGGGTTTGGGATCAGCTTTGGTCTGGAGAGTCAGGGGATTCTCCTTCCGGGGGTTGGCGGTCTTTCGTTTTTCGTCGTGACGGTGCTGACTTTGACGGCAGGAACGGTCTTTGTCATGTGGCTTGGAGAACAGATCTCGGAGAGGGGGATCGGTAACGGGATCTCTCTCATCATCTTTGCCGGGATTGTGACTCGGATTCCGAGTTCCTTCCGCGATGCCTGGGGAACCAAAGAGCAGTTTGGAGGCTTTTTCGGTTTTCTGCTGTTGCTCGGGTTTATCTGTGTGGTGATCGGGGTGATCCTTTTCTGTGAACGGGGTCAAAGGAAGATCCCGATACAGTACGCCAAGAGGGTTATCGGGCGGAAACTGTACGGGGGTCAAAGCACGCATCTTCCGCTAAAGATCAACTCAGCGGGGGTTATCCCTCCGATCTTTGCCTCTTCCCTGATCCTCTTTCCGGCCACCATCGGGCAGTTTGTTCATGGGGGGGTGGTCCAGCAACTGGCCAATATCCTGACTACCGGCTGGCTTCATACCGGGCTTTACGTGGCGCTGATCATTTTCTTCACCTATTTTTACACAGCGGTGACGTTTAACCCGGTGGATGTCTCGCAGAATATCCAGAAGTATGGGGGATTCATCCCCGGGATACGACCGGGTCAGAGTACCTCGGATTATCTGGACCGGATCTTGTCGCGGATTACCTTGGGAGGGGCGATTTATATTGCGACGATTTGCATCCTCCCGGAGATTTTGATCACCCGGTTTGGTATTCCCTCGTCACTGGCCTCCACATTTGGAGGAACGTCGCTTCTGATTGTCATCGGTGTGGCGATGGATACGCTGGCCCAGGTTGAGGCGCACCTCCTGACCCGGAATTATGACGGGCTCTTGGGGGACAAGGCCGGAAAGTTCAGGGGGCGGTGA
- a CDS encoding adenylate kinase, with translation MMNLILLGPPGSGKGTQGARLAKVLKIPQISTGEILRRALAEKTTLGLEAEKYMKQGALVPDAVIVGVMAERLKAADCRDGYLLDGFPRTVPQAQALGEILGETGRVMVLSLVVPQNELVNRMIHRGRDDDKEEVVRQRLKVYEAETAPLIEYYRKKGILKMVEGTGTVEEITERLLKSLR, from the coding sequence GTGATGAATCTGATTCTCTTGGGTCCCCCCGGTTCCGGCAAAGGGACTCAAGGGGCCAGGTTGGCCAAGGTTTTAAAAATCCCCCAGATTTCGACGGGGGAGATCCTCCGTCGGGCATTGGCGGAGAAGACAACGCTGGGACTGGAGGCTGAGAAGTATATGAAGCAGGGGGCCTTGGTCCCTGATGCCGTGATTGTCGGTGTGATGGCGGAAAGGCTGAAGGCCGCCGATTGTCGGGATGGTTATCTGTTGGATGGATTCCCAAGGACGGTGCCCCAGGCCCAGGCCTTGGGGGAGATCCTTGGAGAGACCGGTCGGGTAATGGTTCTCTCCCTGGTGGTTCCGCAGAATGAGTTGGTCAACCGGATGATTCATCGGGGACGGGATGATGACAAGGAGGAGGTGGTACGGCAACGATTGAAGGTTTACGAAGCCGAGACCGCTCCCCTGATTGAGTATTATCGAAAAAAGGGGATTTTAAAAATGGTGGAGGGGACAGGGACGGTTGAAGAGATTACGGAGCGTCTTCTGAAGAGTTTGCGATGA
- the map gene encoding type I methionyl aminopeptidase, with the protein MIELKSPQEIEKMRRAGRIVAEILEILKEKVVPGVTTSELDKIAEELMTQRGAKPAFKGYRGYRHSLCTSVNEEVVHGIPGKRALKEGDIIGLDCGVIVDGFYGDAARTCPVGKVDADRNDLIEVTRESLNKGLAQVVMGNRIHDISWAVQSYAEKEGYSVVRDFVGHGIGRQLHEDPQVPNFGEPHTGPRLGVGIVLAIEPMVNQGGPEVKILEDGWTAVTVDSRFSAHFEDTIALTEKGPEILTRV; encoded by the coding sequence ATGATTGAACTAAAGTCACCGCAGGAAATTGAGAAGATGCGCCGTGCCGGCAGGATTGTGGCGGAGATCCTTGAAATTTTGAAAGAAAAGGTGGTTCCTGGCGTTACGACCAGTGAGCTGGACAAGATTGCCGAGGAGTTAATGACCCAGAGAGGGGCAAAGCCGGCATTCAAGGGGTACCGTGGTTATCGACACTCCCTTTGTACCTCGGTGAATGAGGAGGTGGTTCACGGTATCCCCGGGAAGAGGGCCCTGAAAGAGGGGGATATTATCGGTCTTGATTGTGGCGTCATCGTCGACGGTTTTTATGGGGATGCCGCCAGAACCTGCCCGGTCGGGAAGGTGGATGCCGACCGAAATGACTTGATTGAAGTGACCCGGGAGTCTCTGAATAAAGGGCTTGCCCAGGTGGTCATGGGGAACAGGATTCATGATATCTCCTGGGCTGTCCAGTCGTATGCCGAGAAAGAAGGGTACTCGGTCGTGCGTGACTTTGTAGGGCATGGGATCGGCCGGCAATTACACGAGGACCCGCAGGTGCCTAACTTTGGAGAACCCCACACGGGACCGCGGCTCGGTGTCGGGATAGTTTTAGCGATTGAGCCGATGGTGAACCAGGGAGGGCCGGAGGTCAAGATTTTGGAGGATGGTTGGACGGCAGTGACGGTTGACAGCCGTTTCTCAGCCCATTTTGAGGATACGATAGCGTTAACAGAAAAAGGACCAGAAATACTAACGCGAGTTTGA
- the infA gene encoding translation initiation factor IF-1, giving the protein MAKEGSIEVEGTVIEPLPNAMFRVQLENGHKILAHISGKMRMHFIKILPGDKVKVELSPYDLTRGRITFRAK; this is encoded by the coding sequence ATGGCAAAAGAAGGTTCAATTGAGGTTGAAGGGACAGTGATTGAGCCGTTGCCGAATGCCATGTTTCGGGTGCAGTTGGAGAATGGGCACAAGATTTTGGCCCATATTTCAGGAAAAATGAGGATGCATTTTATTAAAATTTTACCGGGAGACAAGGTCAAGGTGGAATTATCCCCCTATGACCTGACCCGCGGAAGGATTACGTTTAGGGCGAAGTGA
- the rpmJ gene encoding 50S ribosomal protein L36 translates to MKIRSSVKKICAKCRIIRRQGIVRVICKNPKHKQKQG, encoded by the coding sequence ATGAAAATACGATCATCGGTTAAAAAAATATGTGCCAAATGCAGGATCATCCGCCGGCAGGGGATTGTCCGTGTGATTTGCAAGAACCCGAAGCACAAGCAGAAACAAGGATGA
- the rpsM gene encoding 30S ribosomal protein S13 yields MPRIAGVDIPAKKRIEVALTYIYGIGRPISNDILSRAGIDPNTRAEALSDAQLAKIRELIDSTFKVEGDLRKEISMNIKRLIDLGAYRGLRHKANLPVRGQRTHTNARTRKGKPRIAIAGKKQAPTSK; encoded by the coding sequence ATGCCGCGTATTGCGGGAGTCGACATTCCGGCGAAGAAAAGGATCGAGGTGGCACTGACCTATATCTATGGGATCGGTCGGCCGATCTCCAATGATATTTTATCACGGGCCGGGATCGATCCGAATACCCGGGCAGAGGCGCTGTCGGATGCGCAGCTGGCCAAGATCCGCGAGTTAATTGATAGCACCTTCAAGGTGGAAGGGGATCTCCGTAAAGAGATTTCGATGAATATCAAACGGCTGATTGATCTTGGGGCTTATCGCGGGTTGCGTCACAAGGCAAACCTCCCGGTTCGCGGGCAAAGGACACACACGAACGCCCGCACCAGAAAAGGAAAGCCGCGCATTGCGATTGCGGGTAAGAAACAGGCACCGACATCTAAATAA
- the rpsK gene encoding 30S ribosomal protein S11, with product MAKETVTKVEKPGTPEVAASATAKGDSPKTEAPAKKVKKKVKKNVAIGVVHIHASFNNTVVTISDPVGNTLSWSSAGACGFKGSRKGTPFAAQVASEGAARKAMEHGVRTVSVFIKGPGAGRESALRALSVTGIRVTQIQDVTPIPHNGCRPAKRRRV from the coding sequence ATGGCTAAAGAGACAGTAACCAAAGTAGAAAAACCAGGGACCCCCGAGGTTGCCGCATCGGCAACAGCCAAGGGTGATTCCCCCAAGACAGAGGCTCCTGCCAAAAAGGTGAAGAAAAAGGTGAAGAAGAATGTGGCTATTGGGGTTGTCCATATCCATGCCTCGTTTAATAACACCGTGGTGACTATTTCAGATCCTGTGGGGAACACCCTTTCCTGGTCCTCAGCGGGGGCATGTGGTTTTAAGGGATCCCGGAAAGGGACCCCTTTTGCTGCCCAGGTTGCCTCCGAGGGGGCGGCCCGCAAGGCGATGGAGCACGGTGTTCGGACAGTTTCCGTTTTCATCAAGGGACCAGGCGCTGGCCGAGAATCAGCCTTGAGGGCTCTTTCAGTGACAGGGATTCGGGTGACGCAGATTCAGGATGTGACGCCGATCCCCCACAATGGCTGTCGCCCTGCAAAAAGGAGGAGAGTGTAA
- the rpsD gene encoding 30S ribosomal protein S4, with translation MARYLESACRLCRREGIKLFLKGGRCYTEKCAIERRAYAPGQHGQRRTKNSEYATQLREKQKMKRLYGLLERQFRHYFRRAERMRGISGENLLLLLERRLDNMVYRFGFASSRAEARQLINHGHFQVNGKKVDIASYLVDVGDKIQVKERSRSVVPIVQSMEAVERRGVPAWLQLDRENFIGVIQSFPAREELTMPMQEQLVVELYSK, from the coding sequence ATGGCACGTTATCTAGAATCAGCCTGTCGACTCTGCCGCAGGGAAGGGATCAAACTCTTTCTAAAGGGGGGGCGTTGTTACACCGAAAAGTGTGCTATTGAGCGGAGGGCCTACGCCCCAGGCCAGCATGGCCAGAGGCGGACCAAAAACTCTGAGTATGCTACGCAGCTTCGTGAAAAACAGAAGATGAAGAGACTCTATGGCCTTCTGGAGAGGCAATTCCGTCATTACTTCAGGAGGGCCGAGAGGATGAGGGGGATTTCCGGCGAAAATCTTCTCCTCCTTCTGGAACGCCGTCTGGATAATATGGTTTACCGTTTTGGGTTTGCCAGTTCCCGGGCCGAGGCGAGGCAATTGATCAACCATGGTCATTTTCAGGTGAACGGGAAAAAGGTCGATATCGCCTCTTACCTCGTGGATGTAGGGGACAAGATTCAGGTCAAGGAGCGGAGTCGTTCCGTTGTTCCCATTGTTCAGTCGATGGAGGCGGTCGAACGGCGCGGCGTTCCGGCCTGGCTACAGTTGGACAGGGAGAATTTTATCGGTGTGATACAGAGTTTCCCAGCACGGGAAGAGTTGACAATGCCGATGCAGGAACAGTTGGTGGTTGAATTGTATTCGAAATGA
- a CDS encoding DNA-directed RNA polymerase subunit alpha, protein MHRNWRNLIKPKGLEFEREGGTPHYGKFVARPLERGFGLTLGNALRRVLLSSLQGAAITSVKIEGVLHEFATIPGVVEDVADFLLNLKQVRLKLHSGDQDTIRIDLKGEREIKAGDIITGENVTILNPDLVIAHLSHDGKLKVEMTVKMNKGYVPSERNKSEKDAIGTIPVDSIHSPIVRVNYTVTNARVGQMTDYDRLTLEIWTDGSIQSVDALAFAAKILKEQLQIFINFEELPEPVIEEIVEERPQWNENLNRRVDELELSVRSANCLQNAAIRYIGELCQKTEAEMLKTKNFGRKSLNEIKEILSEMGLALGMKLEGWMPPPQDVKPKEEIE, encoded by the coding sequence ATGCATCGCAATTGGCGCAATCTGATCAAACCGAAGGGCCTGGAGTTCGAGAGGGAAGGAGGGACTCCCCATTATGGAAAGTTTGTGGCCAGGCCTCTTGAGCGTGGTTTTGGGCTTACCTTGGGGAATGCTCTTCGACGAGTTCTCCTGTCGTCTCTTCAAGGGGCGGCGATTACCTCAGTCAAGATTGAAGGGGTCCTTCATGAATTTGCGACGATCCCCGGTGTCGTTGAGGATGTTGCCGACTTCCTTCTTAACCTGAAACAGGTTCGCCTCAAACTTCACTCGGGCGACCAAGATACGATACGGATTGACCTGAAGGGAGAGAGGGAGATCAAGGCGGGAGATATCATTACCGGGGAGAATGTTACTATCCTGAACCCGGATCTGGTCATTGCCCATCTTTCTCATGACGGGAAGCTGAAGGTGGAGATGACTGTCAAGATGAACAAGGGGTATGTCCCCTCGGAACGGAACAAGTCCGAGAAGGATGCCATTGGCACAATTCCCGTTGATTCGATCCATTCTCCGATCGTTCGGGTGAATTATACGGTGACCAACGCCCGTGTCGGGCAGATGACCGACTATGATCGTCTGACCCTGGAGATCTGGACGGACGGTTCGATCCAGTCGGTGGATGCCTTGGCCTTTGCCGCCAAGATTTTAAAGGAACAGCTCCAGATCTTTATCAATTTTGAGGAGCTTCCGGAACCGGTTATTGAGGAGATTGTGGAGGAAAGACCTCAGTGGAACGAAAATCTCAATCGTCGTGTCGATGAACTGGAACTCTCTGTCCGTTCCGCCAACTGCCTGCAAAATGCCGCTATTCGCTATATTGGTGAACTGTGCCAGAAAACGGAGGCGGAGATGCTCAAGACAAAAAACTTTGGGCGCAAATCCTTGAATGAGATCAAAGAAATCCTGTCTGAAATGGGGCTGGCCCTCGGGATGAAGCTGGAGGGTTGGATGCCGCCGCCCCAGGACGTGAAACCCAAGGAAGAAATCGAATAA
- the rplQ gene encoding 50S ribosomal protein L17: protein MRHLVDNKKFGRMGSHRKALFRNLATSLILHERIETTLPKAKELRRTADRMITLGKKGSLHARRQALAYLQTPEAVAKLFDGLSARFKDRHGGYTRIFKLGFRRGDAAPMAMIEYLPGPEGRLKGGSPKGASHNGVSPKAAPKPEKAKKVKKKAGKKEGFFSRLTGHKKKED, encoded by the coding sequence ATGCGCCACCTTGTTGACAACAAAAAATTTGGCCGGATGGGTTCTCACCGGAAGGCCCTTTTCCGGAATCTGGCAACATCGCTGATTTTGCACGAGCGAATTGAGACAACCCTGCCCAAGGCGAAGGAGTTGCGCCGCACCGCCGACCGGATGATCACCCTCGGCAAGAAGGGGTCCCTTCACGCCCGAAGACAGGCGCTGGCCTACCTCCAAACGCCTGAGGCGGTGGCCAAGCTGTTTGATGGTCTCTCGGCACGGTTCAAGGACCGTCACGGGGGGTATACCCGGATTTTTAAACTGGGTTTTCGCCGCGGTGACGCGGCCCCGATGGCGATGATCGAATACCTGCCTGGCCCGGAGGGGCGTCTCAAGGGTGGTTCACCCAAGGGTGCGTCACACAATGGTGTGTCACCCAAGGCGGCGCCAAAGCCGGAAAAAGCCAAAAAGGTTAAAAAGAAGGCTGGGAAAAAGGAAGGCTTCTTTTCCCGACTGACAGGGCACAAAAAGAAAGAAGATTGA